The proteins below are encoded in one region of Flavobacterium nackdongense:
- the accB gene encoding acetyl-CoA carboxylase biotin carboxyl carrier protein, with amino-acid sequence MDLKEIQNLIKFVANSGVAEVKLEMDDVKITIRTTLEGNVSEATYVQMPAQPALQPVAVPQQIAPAPATPAAPAVENSNYVTVKSPMIGTFYRKPSPDKPMFVEVGSTVAKGDVLCVIEAMKLFNEIESEVSGKIVKILVDDMSPVEYDQPLFLVDPS; translated from the coding sequence ATGGATTTAAAAGAAATTCAAAATCTAATCAAATTCGTAGCAAATTCTGGTGTTGCCGAAGTTAAATTAGAAATGGATGATGTAAAAATCACCATTAGAACAACTCTAGAAGGAAACGTTTCTGAAGCTACTTATGTTCAAATGCCGGCTCAACCTGCGCTACAACCTGTTGCAGTTCCTCAGCAAATAGCCCCAGCGCCTGCCACTCCAGCAGCTCCAGCGGTTGAAAACTCAAATTATGTCACAGTAAAATCGCCTATGATTGGTACCTTTTATAGAAAACCATCTCCAGATAAACCTATGTTTGTTGAGGTGGGAAGCACTGTTGCAAAAGGTGATGTACTTTGTGTTATCGAAGCAATGAAATTATTTAATGAAATCGAATCTGAAGTTTCTGGGAAAATAGTTAAAATCTTAGTAGATGATATGTCCCCGGTAGAATACGATCAGCCATTGTTTTTAGTAGATCCCTCATAA
- the accC gene encoding acetyl-CoA carboxylase biotin carboxylase subunit: MFKKILIANRGEIALRIIRTCREMGIKTVAVYSTADADSLHVKFADEAVCIGPPPSNLSYLKMSNIIAAAEITNADAIHPGYGFLSENSKFSKICQEHGVKFIGASPEMIDRMGDKASAKATMKAAGVPCVPGSDGLLESFEQAQKLSKEMGYPVMLKATAGGGGKGMRAVWAEEDLLKAWESARQESAAAFGNDGMYLEKLIEEPRHIEIQIVGDSFGKACHLSERDCSVQRRHQKLTEETPSPFMTDELRNKMGAAAVKAAEFIKYEGAGTVEFLVDKHRNFYFMEMNTRIQVEHPITEQVIDYDLIREQILVAAGVPISGKNYLPQLHAIECRINAEDPYNEFRPSPGKITTLHMPGGHGVRLDTHVYSGYTIPPNYDSMIAKLITTAQTREEAISKMRRALDEFVIEGIKTTIPFHRQLMDDPKYIAGDYTTAFMDSFKMNNLE; the protein is encoded by the coding sequence ATGTTTAAAAAAATATTAATTGCAAACAGGGGGGAAATAGCACTTCGTATTATTCGAACTTGTCGAGAAATGGGCATCAAAACCGTAGCTGTTTATTCTACAGCAGATGCCGATAGTTTGCACGTAAAATTTGCTGACGAAGCAGTTTGTATAGGACCGCCACCGAGCAATTTATCCTATTTAAAAATGTCGAATATCATTGCCGCTGCCGAAATTACCAATGCAGATGCGATACATCCAGGCTATGGATTCCTTTCTGAAAATTCCAAATTTTCTAAAATTTGCCAAGAACATGGTGTAAAATTCATTGGCGCTTCTCCTGAAATGATCGACAGAATGGGAGATAAAGCTTCTGCCAAAGCCACAATGAAAGCCGCAGGAGTTCCCTGCGTTCCCGGTTCTGACGGTTTACTAGAATCTTTTGAACAAGCACAAAAACTTTCCAAAGAAATGGGTTACCCGGTAATGCTGAAAGCTACCGCAGGTGGCGGAGGTAAAGGAATGCGCGCCGTTTGGGCCGAAGAGGATTTGCTTAAAGCTTGGGAAAGTGCTCGTCAAGAATCAGCAGCAGCTTTTGGAAATGACGGAATGTATTTAGAAAAACTTATCGAAGAACCCAGACATATCGAAATTCAAATTGTTGGTGATTCTTTTGGCAAGGCCTGTCACCTTTCGGAAAGAGATTGTTCGGTACAAAGACGTCATCAAAAATTGACCGAAGAAACACCTTCACCATTTATGACTGACGAATTGCGTAATAAAATGGGCGCAGCAGCCGTAAAAGCAGCTGAATTCATTAAATACGAAGGCGCAGGAACCGTAGAATTTTTGGTCGATAAACACCGTAATTTCTACTTTATGGAAATGAATACCCGTATTCAAGTAGAACACCCAATTACCGAACAAGTTATTGATTATGATTTGATTCGAGAACAAATTTTAGTTGCTGCTGGTGTGCCAATTTCTGGTAAAAATTATTTGCCGCAATTACACGCTATCGAATGCCGAATCAATGCTGAAGATCCTTACAATGAATTTAGACCTTCACCAGGAAAAATAACAACACTTCATATGCCCGGTGGCCACGGTGTTCGTCTTGACACACACGTGTATTCAGGCTATACCATTCCGCCAAATTACGACTCGATGATTGCCAAATTAATCACAACGGCACAAACCCGTGAAGAAGCCATTAGCAAAATGCGAAGAGCTTTGGATGAATTTGTAATTGAAGGAATTAAAACAACTATTCCGTTCCATAGACAATTGATGGATGATCCAAAATACATAGCTGGGGATTACACCACTGCCTTTATGGACAGTTTTAAGATGAATAATCTAGAATAA
- a CDS encoding S9 family peptidase — MKKTALITLTIMSLNVMAQNVMSPDLLLKLGRVSSLGISKDGKNIIYKVDIPSAEENKSTSKWYSLPINGGNATEVASTKELLNDKNVSPDGKYIVYNEEIKMDKVHGKDFYPELEKSNVQIYNGLDYRHWDKWNEGKFNHVFYKENKEGAAGIDILKGENYDSPQKPFGGDEDYIWSPDSKSILYVCKKKAGTAYAISTNTDIYEYNLETKQTINRTEGNLGYDTNPRFSPTGNLSWLQMKRDGYEADKNDIIVSFKGMNINLTAHWDGTVESFLWSQDGKKVYFQAPIDGTIQLFEVDFPGLTKKSPQVVQLTNGDFDISGLIGLSGDTILVTRTDMNHAAEIFSYNLKKKTWLQLSNVNTETYKSLALSKTEKRYVTTTDGKKMLVWVVFPPNFDATKKYPTLLYCQGGPQSPLTQFYSFRWNFQLMAANGYIVVAPNRRGMHGHGVEWNEQISKDWGGQVMDDYLSAIDDVAKEKYVDKSRLGCVGASYGGYSAFYLAGIHNNRFKTFIAHDGVFNTQSMFGTTEEVFFNYWDFGGAYWEKDNAIAQKAYTKFNPINFVSKWNAPILIIQGGNDFRVPIGQAQEAFQAAQMLGIKSRFLYFPEENHWVLKPQNALVWHREFYKWLKETL, encoded by the coding sequence ATGAAAAAAACAGCACTTATAACCCTGACAATAATGAGTTTAAACGTAATGGCGCAAAATGTAATGTCTCCCGACTTACTTTTAAAACTAGGAAGAGTATCCTCTTTAGGTATTTCTAAAGATGGAAAAAACATTATTTACAAAGTAGACATTCCTTCTGCCGAAGAAAATAAATCGACTTCTAAATGGTATTCTTTGCCCATAAATGGAGGAAATGCAACCGAAGTGGCTTCGACTAAAGAGCTATTGAATGATAAAAACGTTTCTCCAGACGGGAAATATATTGTTTATAATGAAGAAATCAAGATGGACAAAGTTCACGGAAAAGATTTTTATCCAGAACTCGAAAAATCGAATGTTCAAATCTACAATGGTTTGGATTATCGCCATTGGGACAAATGGAACGAAGGCAAATTCAACCACGTTTTTTATAAAGAAAACAAAGAAGGTGCTGCAGGAATTGACATTTTGAAAGGCGAAAATTATGATAGTCCACAAAAACCTTTTGGCGGTGACGAAGATTATATTTGGTCACCTGACAGCAAAAGCATTCTATATGTTTGCAAGAAAAAAGCGGGAACTGCTTATGCTATTAGCACCAATACCGATATTTACGAATACAATCTAGAAACGAAACAAACTATCAACCGAACGGAAGGGAACCTGGGTTATGATACAAATCCTAGGTTTTCTCCAACTGGGAATTTGTCTTGGCTGCAAATGAAACGAGACGGCTACGAAGCCGATAAAAATGACATTATTGTTAGTTTCAAGGGGATGAATATCAATTTAACAGCGCATTGGGACGGAACCGTAGAGAGTTTCTTGTGGAGTCAAGATGGTAAAAAAGTGTATTTTCAAGCACCGATTGATGGAACAATTCAACTTTTTGAGGTCGATTTTCCAGGTTTGACCAAAAAATCACCCCAAGTAGTTCAATTGACCAATGGCGATTTCGATATTTCTGGTTTAATTGGTTTGTCTGGTGATACAATTCTTGTTACCCGAACCGATATGAATCACGCAGCCGAAATTTTTTCGTATAATCTAAAGAAGAAAACTTGGCTTCAATTATCAAATGTCAATACGGAAACCTACAAATCATTGGCGTTAAGCAAAACAGAAAAAAGATATGTCACCACGACCGATGGTAAAAAAATGTTGGTTTGGGTGGTTTTTCCCCCGAATTTTGACGCTACAAAAAAATATCCAACCTTGCTGTATTGTCAAGGTGGGCCACAATCTCCGTTGACACAATTCTACTCTTTCCGATGGAATTTTCAATTAATGGCGGCCAATGGTTATATTGTAGTAGCACCCAATCGTCGCGGAATGCACGGTCACGGTGTGGAGTGGAACGAACAAATCAGCAAAGATTGGGGTGGACAAGTGATGGACGATTACCTATCGGCGATCGATGATGTAGCCAAAGAAAAATATGTAGACAAATCGCGTTTGGGTTGTGTAGGGGCCAGTTATGGGGGTTATTCTGCCTTTTATTTAGCTGGGATTCACAACAACAGATTCAAAACATTTATTGCTCACGATGGGGTTTTCAATACCCAAAGTATGTTTGGTACTACCGAGGAAGTTTTCTTCAATTATTGGGATTTTGGCGGAGCCTATTGGGAAAAGGATAATGCGATTGCCCAAAAAGCATATACAAAATTCAATCCAATTAATTTTGTATCCAAATGGAATGCACCTATTTTAATTATTCAAGGGGGAAATGATTTTAGAGTGCCAATTGGTCAAGCGCAAGAAGCGTTTCAAGCAGCACAAATGCTAGGAATAAAAAGTAGATTTCTCTATTTTCCCGAGGAAAATCATTGGGTTTTAAAGCCGCAAAATGCGCTGGTTTGGCATAGAGAATTTTATAAATGGTTGAAAGAAACCTTGTAA
- the mtgA gene encoding monofunctional biosynthetic peptidoglycan transglycosylase: MATKITSKKTKTSAKKDAGTFRSKVTRFLLKATLWFFGLSIFFVVLYKFVPVPFTPLMLIRTIENKSAGKENYFNHDWEPIENISTNLQKAVIASEDGTFLTHNGFDFTAMQKAYKNNERGRRIKGGSTISQQTAKNVFLWQGRSYLRKGLEAYFTVLIELIWGKERIMEVYLNSIEMGNGIYGAQAATQHWYRKDAKSLTKIQAAGIAAILPNPRKYSATSSSSYINNRKAKIVRIMRHIGKIEY, encoded by the coding sequence ATGGCAACAAAAATAACATCAAAAAAAACAAAAACCTCAGCAAAAAAAGACGCGGGAACTTTTAGGAGTAAAGTCACTCGTTTTCTACTTAAAGCCACGCTATGGTTTTTTGGGTTGTCTATTTTTTTTGTAGTTCTCTACAAATTTGTTCCCGTTCCATTCACCCCTTTGATGCTGATTCGAACCATAGAAAATAAATCAGCGGGCAAAGAAAATTATTTTAACCACGATTGGGAACCCATTGAAAATATCTCGACTAATCTTCAAAAAGCGGTAATAGCTAGTGAGGATGGTACTTTTTTGACGCACAATGGTTTCGATTTTACAGCTATGCAAAAAGCATACAAAAACAACGAAAGAGGCCGACGAATAAAGGGCGGAAGTACTATTTCGCAACAAACAGCCAAGAATGTTTTTCTGTGGCAAGGCAGAAGTTATCTCCGAAAAGGATTGGAAGCATATTTCACGGTTTTAATCGAACTAATTTGGGGTAAAGAGCGCATTATGGAGGTCTATCTCAACAGTATCGAAATGGGGAATGGTATTTATGGAGCGCAAGCAGCCACCCAGCATTGGTACAGAAAAGATGCCAAAAGTTTAACCAAAATACAAGCGGCTGGCATCGCAGCCATTTTGCCCAATCCGAGGAAATATTCAGCAACAAGTTCCTCTTCTTACATCAATAACCGAAAAGCTAAAATTGTTCGAATAATGCGTCATATTGGTAAAATTGAATATTAA
- a CDS encoding asparaginase yields the protein MQSKAKILLIYTGGTIGMMKDFETGALKAFNFGKLLQKIPELKQLDCDIETVSFDAPIDSSTMNPEKWVEIATIIEQNYAVFDGFVVLHGSDTMSYSASALSFMLENLSKPVIFTGSQLPIGDLRTDAKENLITAIQIASLQENNQPLVREVCLYFEYKLYRGNRTTKINAENFNAFISPNYPILIESGVNLKTFPELFLPKSNDKKLRIHKNLNTGVVIIKMFPGISEAVLSAIFSITDLKGVILETYGAGNAPTDTWFLALLKKAVATGLHIVNVTQCSIGSVNMGKYETSTALKEIGVISGKDITTEAAITKLMYVLGQNSSADDFKTLFETSLRGEIS from the coding sequence ATGCAATCTAAAGCCAAAATTCTTTTGATTTATACCGGTGGCACAATCGGTATGATGAAGGATTTTGAAACAGGAGCACTCAAGGCTTTTAATTTTGGCAAATTGTTGCAAAAAATCCCAGAATTAAAACAATTGGATTGCGATATTGAGACAGTATCTTTCGATGCTCCCATCGATTCTTCGACTATGAATCCTGAAAAATGGGTTGAAATTGCCACCATCATCGAACAGAATTACGCCGTTTTTGATGGCTTTGTGGTGCTTCACGGTTCCGATACCATGTCCTATTCTGCTTCGGCTTTGAGTTTTATGCTCGAAAACTTGTCGAAACCTGTCATTTTTACGGGTTCGCAATTACCCATCGGCGATTTAAGAACCGATGCTAAGGAAAATCTAATCACTGCCATTCAGATTGCTTCTTTGCAGGAAAATAACCAACCCCTAGTGCGAGAAGTCTGTCTTTATTTTGAATACAAATTGTATCGAGGTAATAGAACGACCAAGATCAATGCCGAAAATTTCAATGCTTTTATTTCGCCCAACTATCCTATTTTGATAGAGTCGGGAGTGAATTTGAAGACATTTCCAGAATTGTTTTTGCCGAAATCGAACGATAAAAAGCTTAGGATTCACAAAAACTTGAATACTGGTGTTGTTATTATAAAAATGTTTCCTGGCATAAGCGAAGCGGTTCTATCAGCCATTTTTTCAATTACAGATCTCAAAGGTGTTATTTTAGAAACCTATGGTGCTGGAAATGCGCCGACCGATACTTGGTTTTTGGCTTTATTAAAAAAAGCGGTTGCGACTGGATTACACATCGTCAATGTGACCCAATGTTCGATAGGAAGTGTGAATATGGGAAAGTACGAAACCAGTACTGCATTGAAAGAAATAGGAGTGATTTCGGGCAAAGACATCACCACCGAAGCGGCGATTACCAAATTGATGTATGTGTTGGGACAAAATAGTTCTGCTGATGATTTTAAAACTTTATTCGAAACTTCATTGCGTGGAGAAATTTCATAA
- a CDS encoding 1-acyl-sn-glycerol-3-phosphate acyltransferase produces the protein MSKFDAIRPFYETEVNDAIQEVVHHPMMKALMNFTFPETQDEVWKEQLLRTHSTRDFQCNFIYKSLQKVLEKTSDGLTTSGFEKLEKNTSYLFISNHRDILLDTSLLNACLFEHKLVMTASAIGDNLVQKSFLRKLARLNRNFLVQRGLSPREMLQSSKLLSEYISKLLQHENRSVWIAQREGRTKDGNDATNPGVLKMLAMAADEAELMDYFKKIKIVPVSISYEYDPTDALKMPQLMAEAKQEIYVKEKNEDFVNLMSGVMGQKRRIHLHVGAVLSTELDEIKGQHENSNKQIQALAQLIDDSILSHYKLWPTNYIAYDLLHKTTQYSHFYSENEKSLFERRLEMRIDHSNPLALQSFLAMYANPVVNKMKYENAI, from the coding sequence ATGTCAAAATTTGACGCCATTCGTCCATTTTATGAAACTGAGGTAAACGACGCCATTCAAGAAGTGGTTCATCACCCGATGATGAAAGCCTTGATGAATTTTACTTTTCCAGAAACTCAGGACGAAGTATGGAAAGAGCAGCTGCTTCGCACGCATTCGACAAGGGATTTTCAATGCAACTTTATTTACAAGTCGCTACAAAAAGTACTAGAAAAAACATCCGATGGCTTGACGACTTCAGGGTTTGAGAAGCTAGAAAAAAACACTTCGTACTTATTTATCTCCAATCATCGCGACATCCTTTTAGACACTTCGCTGCTCAATGCTTGTTTGTTTGAACACAAACTGGTGATGACTGCCTCGGCTATTGGGGACAATTTGGTACAAAAATCATTTTTGAGAAAATTAGCCAGACTGAACCGTAATTTTTTGGTTCAAAGAGGCTTGTCACCGCGTGAAATGTTGCAAAGCTCCAAATTATTATCGGAATATATCAGTAAATTGTTGCAACACGAAAATCGTTCGGTTTGGATAGCACAACGCGAGGGCAGAACCAAAGATGGAAATGACGCTACGAACCCAGGAGTACTGAAAATGTTGGCCATGGCTGCTGACGAAGCGGAATTGATGGATTATTTCAAGAAAATAAAAATCGTTCCAGTTTCGATTTCCTATGAATATGATCCGACAGATGCTTTGAAAATGCCGCAACTGATGGCCGAAGCCAAACAAGAGATCTATGTCAAAGAAAAAAATGAAGACTTCGTCAATTTGATGAGCGGAGTGATGGGGCAAAAACGCCGTATTCATCTTCATGTTGGAGCCGTTTTGAGTACTGAATTAGATGAAATCAAAGGGCAACACGAAAATTCGAACAAGCAAATTCAAGCATTGGCACAGCTCATCGATGATTCTATTTTAAGCCATTATAAATTGTGGCCTACCAATTATATTGCCTACGATTTATTGCATAAAACTACTCAGTATAGTCATTTTTACTCCGAAAACGAAAAATCACTTTTTGAGCGAAGATTAGAAATGCGAATCGATCACAGTAATCCTCTGGCATTGCAAAGTTTCTTGGCGATGTATGCCAATCCCGTAGTCAATAAAATGAAGTACGAAAATGCAATCTAA
- a CDS encoding TatD family hydrolase: MIITDTHTHLYSNEFDEDRNEMIQRAIDAGVSRFFIPAIDSAYTQSMYELEKGYPENIFLMMGLHPTHVKDNYLEELKHVEEELSKRKFFAVGEIGIDLYWDKTHLPQQQEAFRKQIQLAKQYKLPIVIHCREAFDEIFEILEAEKSTDLFGIFHCFSGTYEQALQAISYNMKLGIGGVVTFKNGKIDTFLDQIDLSHIVLETDSPYLAPVPYRGKRNESSYLVNVVHKLSEIYKVSAEEIARITTENSRLIFGI, from the coding sequence ATGATCATTACCGATACACATACCCATTTATATTCGAATGAATTTGATGAAGATCGCAATGAAATGATTCAGCGCGCCATTGATGCTGGGGTTTCTCGGTTTTTTATTCCCGCCATTGACTCAGCTTATACCCAATCGATGTATGAATTGGAAAAAGGGTATCCCGAAAACATTTTTCTAATGATGGGTCTGCATCCCACACACGTCAAGGACAATTATCTCGAAGAATTAAAACACGTAGAAGAAGAATTGTCCAAAAGGAAATTCTTTGCCGTGGGCGAAATTGGAATCGATTTGTATTGGGATAAAACGCATTTGCCACAGCAGCAAGAGGCCTTTAGAAAACAAATTCAATTGGCTAAACAGTACAAATTGCCCATCGTGATTCATTGTAGGGAAGCTTTTGATGAAATTTTCGAAATCTTGGAAGCGGAAAAATCAACGGATTTGTTTGGAATTTTTCATTGTTTTTCGGGAACGTACGAACAAGCATTACAAGCCATTTCCTATAATATGAAATTGGGAATAGGTGGAGTAGTAACCTTTAAAAACGGAAAAATAGATACGTTTTTGGATCAAATCGATTTGAGTCATATCGTCCTAGAAACCGATTCGCCTTATTTAGCGCCTGTGCCGTATCGAGGGAAACGCAACGAAAGTAGTTATTTGGTCAATGTAGTGCACAAATTATCAGAGATTTATAAAGTATCAGCAGAAGAAATTGCAAGAATTACAACTGAAAATTCTAGGCTTATTTTTGGGATTTAA
- a CDS encoding retropepsin-like aspartic protease, whose protein sequence is MNYLPYILKKEKYKKIKFKVSKTQHLLIKAKINGVKGNFILDTGASNSCIGFESIELFQLQANDSKTQASGAGATGMFTQIATGNTLQMNRWKYKKFDLVIFDLSHVNEALIAYKAQPVHGIIGADILMKGKGIIDYYNHCLYLL, encoded by the coding sequence ATGAACTATCTTCCCTATATTCTCAAAAAAGAAAAATACAAAAAAATAAAATTCAAGGTCTCGAAAACCCAACATTTGCTCATTAAAGCCAAAATAAATGGCGTGAAAGGTAATTTTATTCTCGACACGGGCGCATCGAATAGTTGTATTGGTTTTGAAAGTATCGAGTTATTTCAACTTCAAGCCAATGACTCGAAAACGCAAGCTTCGGGAGCTGGAGCAACAGGAATGTTTACTCAAATTGCGACCGGCAATACCTTGCAAATGAACCGTTGGAAATACAAAAAATTCGACCTAGTAATTTTTGATTTATCTCACGTAAATGAAGCCTTGATTGCTTACAAAGCCCAACCTGTTCACGGCATTATTGGTGCCGATATATTAATGAAAGGAAAAGGAATTATTGATTATTATAATCATTGTTTATACTTACTTTAG
- a CDS encoding TCR/Tet family MFS transporter, which produces MASNKKQAAIGFIFITMLIDITGWGIIIPVIPKLIKELINGDISEAAKYGGWLTFAYAITQFIFAPIVGNLSDKYGRRPIILISLFGFSLDYLLLAFAPTILWIFIGRILAGITGASITTASAYIADVSTPQNRAKNFGMIGAAFGLGFIIGPVIGGFLGHYGSRVPFYAAAALCMINFLYGYFILPESLSKEHRREFDIRRANPIGAFKSLQKHPSLIGLMAAIFLLYVGSHSVQSNWSYFTMYRFDWDEKMVGLSLGLIGLLVGIVQGGLVRWINPRLGNEKSIYLGMALYTIGLFLFATADQSWMMFAFLVPYCLGGIAGPALQSIIASKVAPSEQGEIQGTMTSLMSASTIIGPPMMSTVFYYFTHKDAPFQFAGAPFVLGGFLMLLSTIMAYFSFKKNAKVSINNDYNNQ; this is translated from the coding sequence ATGGCATCAAATAAAAAACAAGCAGCAATAGGTTTTATTTTCATCACCATGTTAATTGATATTACGGGTTGGGGCATCATCATTCCTGTAATTCCAAAATTAATCAAAGAACTTATTAATGGTGATATTAGCGAAGCTGCAAAATATGGCGGTTGGCTCACCTTTGCCTACGCTATTACCCAATTTATTTTTGCGCCAATCGTCGGAAATCTAAGCGATAAATATGGTCGAAGACCTATTATTTTAATTTCATTATTTGGGTTTTCACTCGATTATTTATTATTAGCCTTTGCGCCAACCATTTTGTGGATTTTTATTGGTCGAATTTTGGCCGGAATTACCGGAGCCAGCATTACCACTGCTTCGGCTTATATTGCAGATGTGAGTACGCCACAAAACCGAGCTAAAAATTTTGGTATGATTGGCGCTGCTTTTGGATTAGGTTTTATCATCGGACCAGTCATTGGTGGATTTTTAGGACACTATGGTTCTAGGGTTCCGTTTTATGCTGCAGCAGCTTTGTGTATGATTAATTTTCTTTACGGTTATTTTATTTTACCAGAATCCTTATCTAAAGAGCACCGCCGTGAATTCGACATTCGTCGTGCCAATCCGATTGGAGCTTTCAAAAGCCTTCAAAAACATCCTTCGCTAATAGGGCTGATGGCGGCCATATTTTTATTGTATGTGGGTTCCCACTCCGTACAAAGCAACTGGAGTTATTTTACCATGTATCGATTTGATTGGGACGAAAAAATGGTTGGTCTTTCTTTAGGTTTAATAGGATTGCTTGTGGGTATTGTTCAAGGAGGCTTGGTTCGTTGGATCAATCCACGATTAGGCAACGAAAAAAGTATTTATTTAGGGATGGCATTATACACCATCGGATTATTTTTGTTTGCCACCGCCGATCAAAGTTGGATGATGTTTGCCTTTTTAGTTCCTTATTGTTTGGGAGGCATTGCCGGACCTGCTTTACAGTCGATTATAGCAAGTAAAGTGGCTCCATCTGAACAAGGTGAGATACAAGGTACAATGACCAGTTTGATGAGTGCTTCCACTATTATTGGACCTCCCATGATGTCCACCGTATTTTATTATTTCACGCACAAAGATGCGCCGTTTCAATTTGCTGGGGCGCCCTTTGTTTTAGGTGGTTTTCTAATGTTGTTGAGTACGATTATGGCTTATTTTTCGTTCAAGAAAAATGCTAAAGTAAGTATAAACAATGATTATAATAATCAATAA
- the odhB gene encoding 2-oxoglutarate dehydrogenase complex dihydrolipoyllysine-residue succinyltransferase has translation MILEMKVPSPGESIKEVEIATWLVKDGDYVEKDQAIAEVDSDKATLELPAEASGIITLKAEEGDTVAVGAIVCHIDTDAAKPSGSAPVAEVKKEEAKVVEVKKEEVKVAAPVAPTSYASGTPSPAARKILDEKNIQPSDIIGTGKDGRITKEDAINAVPSMGTPTGGNRGSERTKLSMLRRKVSERLVAAKNDTAMLTTFNEVNMTPINTLRNEYKDAFKAKHGGLGLGYMSFFTKAVTRALQLYPDVNSMMDGDYKIAYDFCDISIAVSGPKGLMVPVVRNAENLTFRGIEADIKRLALRARDGQITVDDMTGGTFTITNGGVFGSMLSTPIINPPQSGILGMHNIIERPIAVNGKVEIHPMMYVALSYDHRIIDGRESVGFLVAVKEALENPVELLCDNNPKKAFEL, from the coding sequence ATGATTTTAGAAATGAAAGTCCCATCACCAGGGGAATCTATAAAAGAAGTTGAAATCGCAACTTGGTTAGTAAAAGATGGAGATTATGTCGAAAAAGATCAAGCCATTGCCGAGGTTGATTCGGATAAGGCAACACTTGAATTGCCTGCCGAAGCCAGTGGAATCATCACTTTGAAAGCAGAAGAAGGTGATACAGTAGCTGTTGGCGCCATTGTGTGTCATATTGATACTGATGCTGCAAAACCATCTGGTTCAGCACCAGTTGCCGAAGTTAAAAAAGAAGAAGCTAAAGTGGTTGAAGTAAAGAAAGAAGAAGTAAAAGTAGCGGCTCCAGTTGCCCCAACATCTTACGCTTCGGGAACTCCTTCGCCTGCTGCTAGAAAAATATTAGACGAAAAAAATATTCAACCTTCTGATATTATCGGAACTGGAAAAGACGGAAGAATTACCAAAGAAGATGCTATCAATGCTGTTCCATCTATGGGAACACCGACGGGTGGAAATCGTGGTTCAGAACGCACCAAATTATCGATGTTACGCCGAAAAGTTTCGGAACGATTGGTGGCTGCCAAGAATGATACGGCTATGTTGACTACCTTCAATGAAGTGAATATGACCCCAATCAATACTTTGCGAAATGAATATAAAGATGCGTTCAAAGCGAAACACGGCGGACTTGGTTTAGGATATATGTCGTTTTTTACCAAAGCAGTTACAAGAGCCTTGCAACTGTATCCAGATGTAAATTCGATGATGGATGGCGATTATAAAATTGCCTATGATTTCTGTGATATTTCAATAGCAGTTTCTGGTCCAAAAGGATTGATGGTTCCGGTAGTTCGCAACGCTGAAAACTTAACTTTCCGCGGCATTGAAGCCGATATCAAACGTTTGGCCTTGAGAGCTCGTGACGGTCAAATCACCGTTGATGATATGACAGGTGGAACTTTTACCATCACCAATGGTGGTGTTTTTGGTTCGATGTTGTCTACTCCTATTATCAACCCACCACAATCCGGAATCTTGGGAATGCATAACATTATTGAGCGTCCAATTGCTGTAAATGGCAAAGTAGAAATTCACCCAATGATGTATGTGGCGCTTTCGTATGACCACAGAATTATTGATGGCCGTGAGTCGGTTGGTTTCTTAGTGGCAGTGAAAGAAGCCCTAGAAAATCCAGTTGAATTGCTTTGTGACAACAATCCGAAAAAAGCTTTCGAATTGTAG